A single genomic interval of Aedes aegypti strain LVP_AGWG chromosome 1, AaegL5.0 Primary Assembly, whole genome shotgun sequence harbors:
- the LOC110674691 gene encoding uncharacterized protein LOC110674691 produces MRRKVILSLLLCCSGLLTSAEPQQASPSTTARPALENPAYDPTMYQQFVPQDAVQKYVHAYSGHNYQNAQGGFVPYEPAAYATIPSSQPFQAYLVPATPVEKSTLSNSVRMPTARTLLGILGQLVSLVFGSVGAVALGTLLTSILCFVTPFCTLSFRSAKGLDSAVRVGETTKEVISALGEQVTADRVKRAADFVKVAIDKFQHLNKQVREATERKAGGFEGNV; encoded by the coding sequence ATGCGCCGAAAAGTAATCCTTAGCCTACTGTTATGCTGTAGTGGCCTGTTGACATCGGCCGAGCCTCAGCAAGCGTCACCATCCACCACGGCAAGGCCTGCTTTGGAGAATCCAGCTTACGATCCGACAATGTACCAGCAGTTCGTCCCGCAAGACGCCGTTCAAAAGTACGTCCACGCCTATAGTGGCCACAACTACCAGAACGCCCAGGGAGGATTTGTCCCCTACGAGCCAGCTGCCTACGCCACCATCCCATCCTCGCAACCGTTCCAAGCCTATCTGGTGCCGGCAACTCCAGTGGAGAAGTCCACCCTCTCGAATTCAGTCCGAATGCCGACGGCCCGAACTCTACTGGGCATCCTGGGGCAACTCGTGTCGTTGGTGTTTGGATCCGTGGGGGCCGTTGCTTTGGGAACGCTGCTGACGTCGATTCTGTGCTTCGTGACGCCGTTCTGTACCCTGTCGTTCCGCAGTGCCAAAGGGTTGGATTCGGCGGTCAGAGTCGGAGAAACAACGAAGGAGGTCATTTCGGCGCTGGGTGAACAGGTCACGGCCGATCGGGTGAAACGGGCCGCCGATTTCGTCAAGGTGGCCATTGACAAGTTTCAACATTTGAATAAACAGGTGCGGGAGGCGACCGAGCGGAAGGCTGGGGGTTTTGAGGGAAATGTGTGa